In the Arachis ipaensis cultivar K30076 chromosome B04, Araip1.1, whole genome shotgun sequence genome, CGCTGCCGTCGCCGGAGAACtcttccggtaagggttttaattgaggtttctgcCATTTTAGATTTTGAGAAGGTTTTGATGCTGCGCGGTTTTTATAGATGAcccaccggagcttctggccgccgccggagctgttgccggggCCGGTTCGAAATCGCAGCTGCTTCGTGTTGTTATTCCGAGCTGTTTATGCTGCTGCGAAAATGTGTGGGGCTGTGCTTTGAAGCTGCCTTTGATTTCGAGTTGAGGCAAAAAGAACTTATGAGGCGTTTGGATTATGAATttgcattttgaggtaggggcgctttccaaaaactatattcttatatactggaattattacatatggatactgatgcgAGTGGATGTGAGAAAAGTGATttgtggcttaaatgccgattttatgaatttgatgatgtagAATGGTTGAAGtgttgttttgttatgggccggaatggctgtgtatgattatgaatattggctggttctggattgaaccgtgagccggaatggctatttttaaattatttttctcgaTTGgtactgcaggagcacattcgaggcatggaaggtcgataaagttttctctaacatatcgggcttgaagaggtatcaccgtcttttgatgattgtacctttcttcaaggtctttccacatatctgcaggatcttttaatgtgggatattcacttttcaatcatacgtcaacATGACGACAAAGAAAAAtaatggctttggctttatccttctgagatgcattattttcagccttaatgatATCTTTAAGATCCAttaaatcaagatggattttaacatctagtatccatgataaataattatttccagatatatcaagagcattaaattcaagatgagagagcttcaacataataaaaatttgttatctgagtcttcttaaaaattttatcagagtctcgtgctgataacgtgttgtaaaataaatatcaaataaagaagtataaatagaagactctagtactataattactatctcaatataataaagatgattaatattgctattaatattatatgtaaagagtaatagaaaagagtgtttaaaatacttataaaataaaagaagagaaagaattgtagtagaaatataaagagaagagtattttATTGCAACATAAAAAGAGAATTGATTTCTTATTACTTGCTTGTGTATCGAAGCCTCAGCCTTATTCCTCTATTTATACTAGTAAAAAGATTCACTTTACAAATATTGGAAAAGCATGCACTCTTTAATATTTGTGCTTCCCAATAGAACTTCAAAGGAAGAATAAATCATGCTGAGTAGATGGATATGGACATCCATATCGTAACAATGTTGTTGATTGACAATGAATTCTAAAACGAAGAATACCAAAATTTTAATGTAAGAAGCTCTTACTAAATGCACGGAAcaaattctgaaaacatttcaccGTGTCCAAAAAACAATTACAATAAATATTTATACTCATGTCGATCTATTCTTTAGTTTTTTTAATCTGTGAATGTGCACAAATTCtaacaataaatatttttaatcctttttaatgttattttttattctatttattatttaataatgacAAAATATCAATTATTATTTATATGTTTTATTATATTACGTGAATTGAAATCCAATATACTATAGTTACATGATTTGAAATCCAACAAAATAAAACCTCATTAGATGAAATATCAATAATCATTCATCTCTCTTTTTTTACATAACAGGCAAGACTAAGCAGTTAAGTCTGTTAAAACTTAAAAAGAAAAGCCTTCAAAGACAGAAACCAGCCATAAGAAACTTTAGGATTTGCTTTCTTTCTGTTATAATCTCTTGATTTCTTCTTAATGTTTCTTACTTTTACAAGATTTAGAAAAGCATAATAAAAACAGATTTAATGATTTCAACTTTTGTTTTTACAAAATCTTGAAAACAAGagatattattttgttaaaaatcaaAGAAACGATGTTCAAGTAAATTTGATCTGTTGCACTTATTTAAGCCTAAACCTGTTCTAGATTCCAACTGTGAACCTTTCAGCAGATTTAGTGTTCAATAAAACAATTGAACGAGCTCATCAATTTAAACTTTGAAGTAAAATGTCTTGTACAAACAATCCTCAGAGGCTCAACCA is a window encoding:
- the LOC107637916 gene encoding uncharacterized protein LOC107637916; translated protein: MLRVGDADQWRVQERDPLRGAIDTVSATGKPRLASPELSPVSVAGEPYCRHWRTSLPSPENSSDDPPELLAAAGAVAGAGSKSQLLRVVIPSCLCCCENVWGCALKLPLISS